The genomic segment AATTGGGGTCTCAATTGAGGTTCAGTTTGGATCTTTGATATTGAAAAGAATCGCAGCTTAGGCAGCCACTGTTGTGGTCAGGTTGCAGTCATAGACAATCCAAAAATGTCGACTTCGGGCTGAAATTCTTGCGGactgatttttaaatttaaacctTCTGTATAAAAAAACTACTGGGAAGTAGCATACTTTATCTTTTCATATGTATGCTTTATTGAATTCTTGCAATTAGCATGATAAATAATTCTCGAAATGTTCCATCGTTTAAATATGGTATATGAACATTGTGGTAACAGGAGCATCCAGTGGTATTGGCACTGAGACTACACGTGTACTTGCTTTGCGAGGTGTCCATGTGATCATGGGTGCGAGAAATATGGTTGCTGCTAAAGATGTCAAAGAAACAATACTTAAGGAGATTCCCTCTGCAAAAGTTGATGCCTTGGAATTAGATCTCAGTTCAATGGATTCTGTCAAAAAATTTGCATCTGATTTTAAGTCTTCTGGTCTTCCGTTGAACATCTTGATGTAAGAAAAGCAGATGACATGAATCATATTATCAACTAATTATTCACTGTTTATTTATCACTGTTTTTAAGTGAAGTCGTCAGTTACTGGTTCTCTCTCATTGTGTGATGTTGCAAGTGATATCTCTTAATCCCGATCATTCAAGAAAGCACAAGGGTAATATTGTTTTCTGGTTTGTTTAGAAACAACGCAGGAATTATGGCATGCCCTTTCAAGCTCTCTGCAGACAAAATTGAACTACAGTTTGCCACAAATCACATTGGTATGTTGAGAATCTGATTGCATAATTGAAGCTCTAACTAACTGAGTGTTCTTCTATGTGGAAGTTCATTTGATTACTGATAGTGACACTGCTTCATATTCACCGATATGTTATTCTATAACATTTTGGCACTTGAAGTAGTTTGTAGTTGGTGTGGGCCATATGATTCATATCTTTCTGATTATTTAGCTAATTACTTACTTGGATGATCAATATATAGTCATAGACGAACCaatcctttctttttctctcttggGGTAAGTGGTCATAAGTCATTGAAACATTGAATGTGTGTATTACTATACTTAGGAAGATACGATTGTCTCAACCTGTATAATTGGgtgatattttacattaaacatCAAGTAGCtacatttttgttcttttaaatgCACTGACTGAGAGGATGTGTTGGTCATCTTAATACTGATGTTTTTACTTAACATAATTTTGCAGGTCACTTTTTATTGACAAATCTTTTGTTGGACACTATGAAGAAAACTTCACGTGAAActaagaaagaaggaagaattGTTAATGTCTCTTCTGAGGCTCACCGGTTTGCATATTCTGAAGGAATCCGTTTTGACAAAATTAATGATAAGTCAAGGTAAATGTGTAACCTAAATTCAAATTACAACAACATATGCTTTGGAGATGCCAGATCTGATAAAAAAATCTGTTCATAGGATCtgtagattattattttttttttgtcaggaACTGTATGTGCAGAGGGCCTGTTTTTATTCCTGTGTAAATCAACATATTTATAGAACATAAGCAAAACAGAAAAACTATCAGTTAGCAAACTGATAAAAGATAATGTCTAAAAAATAGGATAAAACAGATTTATCCTATCAATTtacataacttttatttaaaataaaataatacaaagtcTAATGCATTCTGTTTGTTAATTTGCTCGAACAGTTATACATTCAACAGGATCAAATGCTCATGGATATAATTGTAGACTCTATGCACTTCTTAGTTGCATTTATTGCATTAAGAATAGAGACATGATTATTGTAGTACTTGTTGAAATGAGAAGTGTTATGCATATTCGATTATGTTTGCTTCCTTGTTTACAGCTGAAACAATTGATTCACTttaattttcttgaaaaaattaaGCACGAAAACATGATTCCTGTACCTGTAGTGTTTGTCAATTGGAAAAGTGTTATATGACATgcatatttaattatgtttgcTTCCTTGTGTTCAGTTACAGAGCCTGGGGTGCATATGGGCAGTCAAAGCTTGCCAACCTTTTACATGCGAATGAACTTTCAAGGCGTCTCAGGGTGAGCTGGCTTCTCCTCTATAGTAGTGTAATTTACATATTATTTCGGAAGCTATAAAGTTATTTAGGATCTAATATAGAATTACTTAATTTTAagagtatttttctttttcacaataCATCTTTCTTAATACCTGCTGGTTATGCAAATGCAATCGTGGATCATTGTGTTACTTTCTTATTCTGCTTTTCAGTGGCTTTCTTTTACTTTGTAGGGTTAGTAAAAACGTCACTTTGTTTTTGCCacatttgatgttttttttgtatgaaattTTGCCTGTTTCATCTTGAACAGGAAGATGGGGTGGAGATTTCTGCAAATTCTCTTCATCCTGGAGCAATTACCACCAATCTTTTCCGTCATACTCCAATAAACGGTAACTATGGCATTGTACTATTCATGTCGTGTCTAAGAATTGTATAGGTCCTGAGATTTGCTCTACTAAATAATGTATTCTGCATTATCttgtttatttacttttaatttccttttaaaatGCAGTAAGCTCGTATATGTGTGCATTGTTTGTATGTCATAAATTTGGTACACAAATATCTATGAAAAACCAATACCAAGAATGATAATTGGTAGTAAACATTTTTATTCGAATGAAAGAAACAATGCTCTTATTGTTCTAGAATCAGCTCCTCAGCAAACTGACTTGGGGTTTATAAGGCCTTGAGCTAGTTTATGGTGTGATCCTACATATGTTCTTTTCATTCTACCACTCTTCTTCCCCCGATAACCTCTCTGCTAGGTCTAATTAACTAGCAAACTCAGCAGCATAACTTCTCTCCCCATATTGTTATGTTATGATTACAAATATAGGGTGTATCTGGattttcattttccattaaCACTGTATCAACATGTTTgatatctttttttcttcagaTTAGTTATAAGTCAAATTTACCTCAAAATTCCTGTTGACTTAAAAActataatgagttttttttttttcaactttaattAAGTTCAACTAAacttaatattaattcaaacaCACATAGACCTTCCAAATTATGGGTTTGGGACTCAAGTCTACAACTGCTCCATGTCTTGTTCCACGTTGATGCTTACATCAGGTCCATGATCAAGTGTTTTATCAGTCAGCCCTGCTGAATTTTGAATACGGGCATACtgaagaaaagtttgagcacTCATGTGAAGGACTTCTCATGGTCACTTGGAAATggtctttttagttttaaatatcaATTCATCTCTAagaattttgttcattttttccATTTGAGATAATGACTAGCTGAGTTTCACgtacatatttttgtttgatttgtgCAGGTATAATTAATGTTATTGGTAGACTCGTTTTTAAAAACGTCCCGCAGGTAACATCATTATAAATGTTGGACATTGACATGCTGTGATTTAGGACATTTATTTGTTCTTAATTATATCCAATACAATTTAAAACGTTTATTATGAAATTAACCTGAAGATAACTTACAATTCACCTAGATATAGTATTAATAAGGATACAGTGTCCTCTAGTATGAGAATCTTCTGACCTTGCTTGCTGACCTTGTAATGCAGGGAGCAGCAACAACATGCTATGTAGCATTACACCCACAAGTGAAGGGAGTTAGTGGCAAGTATTTTTCAGACAGTAATGTTGCCCAACCAACCTCACTTGGGACTGATGCTGATTTGGCCAAGAAACTTTGGGATTTCAGCTTGAAATTGACCAAGTAAAAAACCCAGGTATTATTTGTCAATGGAGATAGCAGCTTCAATTATACGACTTAATGTAATTTCTATCAAAATTCTCATCACCTGTTGCATAGGCATGAATTTTAAAGTTCCTACTCCATTTTACTTGGCACAGAATTTATACCAGTTTGTATAAGAATAAAACTTTCTGCACTATTATTTTCTCTTGGATGAGTACCTGGTAATGTATGGAAGTAGTAGTATTACCAAATGTTAGTTTCTTGTTCAATGGTCACTCTCAAGTTCTATTCTCTTTTAGGTCTATTGAAGTTTTGCTTAGATTTTTTAGGGAAATGTACTAACTTCCTTATAATGTTCTTCACCTTTTACTGTATTTGGGTTAGTTTAATCTGAgatgaaacaaaaaatgaaaatggtgcaattttatttgaaaatgaaatatatataagatgttacagaaataaataaatcctaaataagtcatgtttgaaataatgttttcatgaaaaaaaatcgTACTTCagtatagtttttttattttatttatcaatattatGTTTTGTAGCACtattgtaatatattattttccgATTTAtcaatttaagataaaattctATTTGTAAGCATGACTTTAGTAAACAAACataacttcaaattttaaaagcaatGATAAGTTGTACTTACAAACTCCACTCtaattattctttataatttattcaagTGATGATTACAAATACAactttaatgtaattttattaataaaactaCAATCTATTTATAAGCACgattgttaaataaattaaaagaatttattaaaGCTGTGCTACAGATTCAAGAAGAGcattttaaaaatgtcatatTTTAAGCATCGTTTTTCAATTCATGtgactttttttaaaagaatactcgtaagtaattttcaaataaaactgtaCTACTTTGATGTTTTACTATCACTTATGCCCTCATAGATATAGATATTGCATTTCTACTACCTGTGTGTTCACATGAATATTGCATTTCCTTTGTTATTGTATATATTACTTTTGCTTATATTTAACTAGATGAAATATTGTGAAAACATGACCTAACGATGTATTTTTGTGTGATTCATATATttgaagttgaaaaaaaatcaatacacTACTTTAAGTATTTAACGAAGGTATCTCTGATCAAAAGGTTAATCAGAAAGTCAAATCAACTTTGGTTTAATTATGATGACAGTGATAGAAagttaaaaactttaataaacGGTCAAGAtctttgaattgaatttaaaattagaaggattTCATTTAATTGTTGTcagtaaaaattaattacattttataattacataTGAATTAATTGTAttccataaaaatattaatttatcagTATTGTAAAAAGGAAATGCATAATTCAACGTCatataaaattagtataaaaattaattctaataaaaagTGACATAAACATTTTAGTTCAAATTTTTAAAGAcatttaaatgactttttttcattattgatttaaacttgtcttaattttttaatctgttactttattttaatttacacaaAGTTAagtttaattgaatattaatttgatagtagttattcttttttattgcaagataaatattagaaaaataaattaaaattgtattgaAAATTTGATCATTAGAATTTGATCttttttatttccaattttaaaaattaattattttttatgattaattatttttaaattttaattcatacaaCTTTTATtaggattaaattaaaaattttaaaaatttattatattatatagagTTAAGTTTTTATCACATCgttacaattttttcaattctTCTCACTCTACACATTCCACTAAAACCAAATAAGGTTAACAATCATAACATTCCTCCTAGATGATGACCATTTATAATCTCCTAGATGATGACCATTTATAATTAGGTTTTCTTGCTTTCGATTTTGATTAAAACATGAAACCCTTTCTATCAAAGGTGCAATTATTGATAATGTCATCCTTATAATAAGTTTCTATTTGTCAACATTGTGTGAAAATGATAAATTCTTTTAAGTAAGATTTGGGGTCaagtttttctataaaataagaaatatgtataataatatcattaaagATGATCAATCTAatcattgataataaaattcaCATCATTACATAACATGGTAAAATTTATGTTGATCTCTAGGTCAGTAATAATATTCAATACAATCCCAGTTGTTTGCAATAACTGATCACAACTTACTATAACAGCATCAGACAGCTCTACCTAGAGGAATCAATTTTCTTAAGCATCTCGAATATgtgtaaaaataaaactttatttaatttaaaagaaaaattaaccaAGATTTGTTAGAGAAATCTCTTAGACACGGTTGCTTGATGGTCAATTTCAATCAGCTTAATTTTCCCCACACTCCTGCTGCCTCCAAAATCTTTTCTCTGACCTCATTTTTAGGATGTTGAACCCATCCACACAAAAGGCTTTGCCGAAACAGCGCGATTTCTTTCtgtaaaaaatcttttaaagtTAGTCGCAATTCGACATGGTTAGCATAGTGAAAGACAAATTTATACTCACATATTGATAATCAGGCATGGTTTTGTCTTGCCATTTTACCGATCCATCCCAAATTTCCATGTATTTCAGCACATAGATGCCACAATCATGACTTTATCAAACATCGAAAGCATCAATGAGAAACAATATCAGTCAACACTAATGCATCGAGTTCTCTACAATGAACACTACCGCTGCACACTACTCACATGTTTTTCTGCCTAGGAACATCAGCGTAAACCAGTGTTATTGATACATTCTCTTTGGTCGAACCAGGACTCATTAATACCAGCAGCTCCTCAAAACGAcgtttcttttaattaaaaaagcgTTGATTGGTTGGACCAGACGAATAGTTAGGGataacaattttacaaaaaataatttaaatttttcccaaggaaaaaagaaatgatCAACACTACCGTTGCATCATCCAAGTTCTTCTTGCTAGTTGAGAGTGTATCACGCATCGAGTCTAACACATACAGGGTTTTGTCCTTGGGCTCGAGTACATAACAAGACCAATGCTCTTCAAACAAAGTTGGTGCAAAAATCTGAAAGAAGGACAAATGCAACAAATGATCATACCTGAAAGACACTGTGTACTACCATACTCAAATAAAGTAGTTTGCAAGCCACTATAATTTTCATACTCAATTAAAGGTGTCAACATACTTACCAGTTTGCACTGATAGATTTCATAACCCAGTTTACTCGGCAAGATGAATACAGATACATCATCAATACACCAAGTCTTGTGGCTATCTTCATTAGAAAGATTTAAGTCACATTTTACCTTATTCTACACAGAAACATGACATTAGATTGTTATGCTAACTAGACGTTATATGGAACACGAACAGGACCGCAACTCTGTTGTTTATAAACATTGTAGTTAACTACTGACCATAAATTGTGGGCTAAATATATGACGAGTGACAGTCCCATTTGTTTCCTTCTCCTCTTCCATAATTATCTTTCCAGCAGCTAAAATCACCTGAAcgttatatatagttttcagTGTTGTATGACATAACTGGCACCTTAAATTGAGCCTTTTGAATGTTCAATACTGACCATATTACTGACGCATCCTTTTGGTTTCATTGTATAGGTATCCCTGCGGTTTAAGTGAACGCCGAACATACTAACCACGACACTGGGATTTGAATTTGTGATCtatgatattaataaaaaaacaaaaaacgaaataaaaatattaagacacCTAAGCTATCTACCTCAATTCCTCATTTGCCTTTGGTCGACGAGTACAAAAGTTATAAAGCTTGATCAGCATAGATTGGGATATTTTGTTCACATCCTGCTTTACTTGTTGAGTGCTGGAAGAATCCAATGGCAGGGGTGGCTTTTTTTCAATGGCCCTGATAGCTAATTGAATAATACATTATCAAGACACTAGGATTCGGCTAGAGCAACTGTGGGTTTGAGCAGTTTGCAGCATCTGTTAGGATCAAAGCTCAGTTCCCGGGATGGAACTACACATAAAGGTGGGAATGCAACCTCACACCCAAGCAATACTATCAAATAAGTCCCCTCAAATAGATGAAATATGCCTTCACTATTAAAGTCTAATACTATACGGGAGCAATGATGAGATTTGTTTGGATGAGTTTCTCCATAAGAGTTTCTTAAAAAgggacaaaaaaaaaaccttttttttttcataaactaaaataagcttacgtataaattaaaaataaaaatttacaaaaaatatattaaatttcttttacataTTAACTTGTATAagctaattttagtttatgaatttttcTCTTTACTCTTGTATAGAGAGATTCATCCAAGCGCGTCTTTAGTTAAtaacaatttcaaaatatgtaaGTTAGAGGAAGAAGGAGATTTTGTCACAACTACCACTGCTTGAAGGTTCAATTGCCTCACTCATCGCG from the Vigna angularis cultivar LongXiaoDou No.4 chromosome 3, ASM1680809v1, whole genome shotgun sequence genome contains:
- the LOC108324263 gene encoding ubiquitin-like-specific protease ESD4 isoform X3; its protein translation is MSEAIEPSSSAIRAIEKKPPLPLDSSSTQQVKQDVNKISQSMLIKLYNFCTRRPKANEELSVVVSMFGVHLNRRDTYTMKPKGCVSNMVILAAGKIIMEEEKETNGTVTRHIFSPQFMNKVKCDLNLSNEDSHKTWCIDDVSVFILPSKLGYEIYQCKLIFAPTLFEEHWSCYVLEPKDKTLYVLDSMRDTLSTSKKNLDDATKRRFEELLVLMSPGSTKENVSITLVYADVPRQKNIHDCGIYVLKYMEIWDGSVKWQDKTMPDYQYKEIALFRQSLLCGWVQHPKNEVREKILEAAGVWGKLS
- the LOC108324263 gene encoding uncharacterized protein LOC108324263 isoform X2, which encodes MERKNKRKNASSTAAAGSSSEAAMSEAIEPSSSAIRAIEKKPPLPLDSSSTQQVKQDVNKISQSMLIKLYNFCTRRPKANEELSVVVSMFGVHLNRRDTYTMKPKGCVSNMVILAAGKIIMEEEKETNGTVTRHIFSPQFMNKVKCDLNLSNEDSHKTWCIDDVSVFILPSKLGYEIYQCKLIFAPTLFEEHWSCYVLEPKDKTLYVLDSMRDTLSTSKKNLDDATKRRFEELLVLMSPGSTKENVSITLVYADVPRQKNIHDCGIYVLKYMEIWDGSVKWQDKTMPDYQYKEIALFRQSLLCGWVQHPKNEVREKILEAAGVWGKLS
- the LOC108324263 gene encoding uncharacterized protein LOC108324263 isoform X1, which gives rise to MVHNSIKRKLRRKKETMKSLRMERKNKRKNASSTAAAGSSSEAAMSEAIEPSSSAIRAIEKKPPLPLDSSSTQQVKQDVNKISQSMLIKLYNFCTRRPKANEELSVVVSMFGVHLNRRDTYTMKPKGCVSNMVILAAGKIIMEEEKETNGTVTRHIFSPQFMNKVKCDLNLSNEDSHKTWCIDDVSVFILPSKLGYEIYQCKLIFAPTLFEEHWSCYVLEPKDKTLYVLDSMRDTLSTSKKNLDDATKRRFEELLVLMSPGSTKENVSITLVYADVPRQKNIHDCGIYVLKYMEIWDGSVKWQDKTMPDYQYKEIALFRQSLLCGWVQHPKNEVREKILEAAGVWGKLS
- the LOC108324051 gene encoding short-chain dehydrogenase TIC 32, chloroplastic, whose protein sequence is MWPFSKKGASGFSSSSTAEQVTEGLDGTGLTAIVTGASSGIGTETTRVLALRGVHVIMGARNMVAAKDVKETILKEIPSAKVDALELDLSSMDSVKKFASDFKSSGLPLNILINNAGIMACPFKLSADKIELQFATNHIGHFLLTNLLLDTMKKTSRETKKEGRIVNVSSEAHRFAYSEGIRFDKINDKSSYRAWGAYGQSKLANLLHANELSRRLREDGVEISANSLHPGAITTNLFRHTPINGIINVIGRLVFKNVPQGAATTCYVALHPQVKGVSGKYFSDSNVAQPTSLGTDADLAKKLWDFSLKLTK